The Aspergillus oryzae RIB40 DNA, chromosome 5 genome segment AGCTGCCATTGTCGTCCAAGAGCACAATCCTCTTGTGGAAGGCTCATGGTTGCGACGTAATTGCTGTTAGGGTTCTCTTTTCCGCACGCTGTACCAGCTTGTTTGCCGGGTTTGGGAAAGAGCAAGCTTTGTTTTTGTCTCAATCCCTTTACGAGCTCTCGACCTCCTTACTAGCTGTTCGACGCGAATTTACGACTGTGGGTTATATCAATTGGTTACTTGTCACCAGAACCCTGGATCATTTGGCCATTGTAGCCTATTCATACCGTTTTAGTTGAGAAGCCGCCGTGATATCGAACGGCTGTTACTTTCACCATGCGGAGAGGCGTCTTGATCTTCCTCGTTGTCAACCTCCTGATTCTATCTTTCCTTGTTCGCAGTGTCTTCACCCTTCTATCATTGCTAGTGGAAGATGCTTCCGCCGATGCAATTCATCGCGCGGAGCTTCCCTCGCCAAATTCCAGTCTGATCGAGCAGCGGCCGCAAGTAATCCCTAAGATCATCCACCAAACCTACAAGAACGAGACAATTCCTGAAGTGTGGAGGGAGGCGCAACAAAGTTGCATTGACTTGCATCCTGACTATGAGTATATTGTATGTGCAATCCCCCTTGGTTATGCTGAGCAATGGCGCATGCTAACCAGCTCTTTCCCTTAGCTTTGGACGAACGAGAAGGCGCGCGAATTCATCGCACATGAATACCCCTGGTTCCTCGCTACCTTTGATGGTTACAAGTATCCTATCCAGCGAGCAGACTCAATCCGATACTTTGTCCTGGCCCACTATGGCGGCACATACATTGACCTTGATGACGTATGTTCACCACGATAGCACTCTTAAGGGACGTACAATGAGAAAATGATGATGCTAATTGAAGTATTTAAGGGCTGCAACCGTCGTTTAGACCCCCTCCTCTCTTACCCTGCTTGGGTACGTCGCACCGCTCCGACAGGCATTTCCAATGATGCGATGGGATCTGTTCCGCAGCACCCGTTCTTCCTTCGGGTGATCGAACTGTTACAGTCGTACGACCGTAGCTGGTTGCTTCCATACATCACAGTGATGTACTCCACTGGACCTCTGTTCCTTTCGGTGATCTGGAAGGAATATATGCAGGAAGCTATGGGCGAATCGTCGCGGGTTCGGATTCTGATGCAGGACGAGTACAACAGGTATTCATGGAGCTTTTTCACCCACCACGTCGGTAATAGCTGGCACGGTAAAGATGCACGCTTGATTTTCTGGATGGGACAGCATTGGATGTTCCTGACGGTGTGCGGCTTTATCCTTGTAGGGTCCGTTGGTTTCTGCCTCTGGTGGGTTTATGGTCGACTGATTTTGTTGGGCTCGAAGTATCGTTATCGGTACACCAAGGTTCCAACATTCATCTCTGTTTCCGGCCTATCCCCTACTCGCAGACCACGGCGCCCGACCCCGACATTGCTGCGCCGTGTCTCTTTtaaagaggacgaagaaacAGGGCCTATCACTGAGACCTCATACGAGCTCTACAGTCGTCGTGATTGAGCGTGTCCGTTTTATATCTGCATTTATATTGCGTTGTCCACATTGAAACACCTTGAAACGACCTATACTATACATTCGAAGTACCTGTCGAGCGTTACTATGTGGGGTACCGCCCCCACTCTActgttcttctcatttttcgCGGAGTGCATGTTATGGAGTTTTGGGATGGGGTTTGACCGGAGCGCTTTGTGCCACTGGTTCCTTTtgaattttttctttttctttttctttttcttttctgtggCTTGTACATGATTTGGCCAGATGAGTGAGATTTGCACCCGAGAGGCAATCTACGACGTCGCTTACCCGTGTATCATCTGTCTTGATGTTTCGATATACAACCTTGAAACCTGGTTTCTGGACCCCTTCGTTTCTGACTTGTCTGTTTACcatatattatctttttttctatctctttcttACCCATcggcccttttcctttctcttacTTACCCAtagacttcttctttttttttttttttttttttttttctccgcgTTCAATTGGGGTAGACAGATATACATACCAGTCATTCAGTTCCTGACGCCTGGAGCTAGCTTGATTTACTGAGATAAAATAGTAATTGATGGGAGTATGGCGAatggaagaacaagaaaagatagTTTGTTGCATGATTCTTTTGGCCAACAATGACAGACAATGATGAATACGGGTTTATTTCAATATACCTGGGAGGATACTACAGGTATTACCGTAGGAGTAGATGGATACTTACACCTATTTACACCGTcgtactacggagtacgaaCGACTGGTAGTGCTCCGGGAGAACCCCGAAGGAGCCCCATTGTTTCTCGCGCGCTCCTTGGTCAATACCTCCTGAGctaagagaaagaagcttTGAGACGCGTGTTTCAGCTTGGAATTTGATCTGCCAATAGCCGCCGACTTTCGATGTGCCTCTACATTCAAGGCCCATGCAACGAACGGGACTTTCCACTTCAAGGTTGGGTATCGACATTCCTGTCATGCTACTGGACCAGTGTGAGAATCCTTCGGTATGCTGCCCCTCCACCCTAAGGTATGTCCAAGTAGTATAAAAGGTACCTACGCTcccttcattctctccatcttcttcttcttcttcttcttcttccatcatcttcatcttaTAACTTCCTCGTTCGTTGCCTGAGTTTGAGAGcgatctttctttttgtgtaTGATATCAGTGCAGGCTCACGATATCTTACTTCCAAGCATTAAATATCTTGACACagtctgtctttcttgtttccacATTGATTCAACTCGCACCACGCCTCAGTgacaaccatcatcatgaaGCCAGTTTTCTTTACCAATACACTGTATCTCCTCTTGCCAGTGCTGGCCAGTGCGGCGCCAGCCCCGATTATAGGACGAGATATCCATTCGAGGGGCACAAGCATCACGGCCCAGCAAATTATAGCCATCGCACCAAGTTCCGCACAATCTTGCACAAATCGTGCTGATAAGAATGCTCCTACCGAGTGTGCCGATGCTGAAAAAGTGGCTACGAATATTGCCAAGTCGTTTGACAAGTACCAGGTCACAAGCCCTGCTGAGCAGGCGGCTGTGATTAGTTTGATGGCTTTGGAGAGCGTGGAATTCCTATATAATAGGAATAAAAGTCCTGGCGTACCGGGACAAGGAAGTATGTACCTCCAGTCAGTCCCTGTTGAGAAATGCGAGAAGTAACTGACACGGGATCAACGGTTAGCTCGAAACATGCAGTCGCCGGCTTTCAACTCCAAATATGCGCAGTCACTTAACGTAGCAGTGTCCAGCGATCCAGCTCAAACCCTTGATAAGTTGGTTGACAATCCCGAGTGGGATTTTGGCTCTGGAGCCTGGTTCCTGACCACGCAATGCACGGCCGATGTGCGCAGTGCATTGCAAGCCGGCTCAGAGACCGGTTGGGAGCGCTATATCACCCAGTGTGTGCAGACTCAGGTTACCGATAAGCGGAAAGAATACTGGCAGAAAGCAGTGCAAGCGCTGGGCGTCCAGTCCTCTTGAGTTCAATCATAGGTGTTTTGAATACTGCACTGCTGGACAGTGGATTTGTACGTTTCTGTACTCATAGCCGTCCCACACTTCCATTTCTCATGCTTTCCTTTCGCGCTTGGTTGTTACTGAGTAGAAGCCATTATTCATGATCGTCAATtgattctattttttttttgtttctcttaaCGTCTGCACCATCATAACTTCGTGTCTTAAATATTGAAAAGAAATGGCGTCTTGTAACAGAATTGGCCCTCCTTTTGTCCGTGTGGGACATTGGAGCCCTTGGCTCCGGTCACCAGAACTCGGAACTCCTAGTATAGTTTACAGCACACCCTTGGTACTGACAATATCTCCTGCGCCGACTTCACCGGCCACCCTCCTAGTGCACGCTGTGCGAATAGCCACAGCCAAGGCTTTGAATGCACTCTCCGCGCGATGGTGGTCATTGTCACCGTAGGTGCAGCACACATGAAGAGTCACACCCGCTTCTTGAGCAAAGCTCTGCAAACCGTGCGTGATCATCTCCGTGCTAAGATCGCCGATCTTTTCACGACGGAAACCAAGGTTGATCACAGCCCAGGGACGGCTGGAGATATCAATGACAGCCCACGAGAGAGCCTCGTCGAGAGGTGCATCGCCGCGACCGAAGCGGGCAATAGATTGCCGGGCGCCCAGGGCTTTGGTGAAGGCTGCTCCAAGAGCAAGGAAAGTATCTTCGGTGGTGTGGTGGTCATCAACTATCGATTCATGAGTCACCGGACTACCATAACTACGTAACAGTTGCgatacatactgtacagGTCTCCCTTGGCTCTGATGGCCAAACTCATTCCTGAATGCTTCGCGAGAGCGTGCAGCATATGGTCGAGGAAGCCAATTCCCGTGCTCACGGTGATCTGCTGTGTGGCGGTGAACTGCGTCGCATGGTGGGCATCTTTGGGAGGGACAATTCCGTGCGTCGCGGCTTCGGCCTCCTTGGGGTCTTCAGGGGCGGGGAAATGATCGGTTGGTTCATAAGGAGGAAGGACGCCTCCATCCAAGGATAGCGAGATTTGAATCTTCGTCTCGTTGGTGATTCTAGTGAGGGAGGCTGTACGCTGAGGGAGGGACATTGTGAAAAGAGTGCTGATGGAGGATGGTGTTTCGAAGCGTTGGATCGATAGTTAGAGCAAGGATTTGAATAatttaatcttttttttttctaatcTTGTGTCTAGactgaaagagaacaatGAATAATAATGAGCCTCTGATTCGGTGCtgcgcttttcttttccctcaaCTGTTAATCACTTATTTTCACCGAACGGGGAATTTTTCTCCTGGGGCGGAGTAAGTCCGATGTACGGTTTTCGTATTACGGGGAGTAATTTGAGAGGACCCGGAATAACACTTGGTCCGGGTGAGCATCTGCGTCATTCCGCGGAGCATTTGCTCTGCATCATCCGTATCGTCCGATTTCTAACAACGAAAACTAGAATCCTCACAACACGATTGCTAAATACTACACTAATCTCCTCTGCAGGGGAACTATTGCCCCCCAATATTGTGTTAAACATGCCACCGCCGTCGACTCACAGAAAAGATGTCGAACCCCCCGAGGAAATCACCTCGGAAGCTGTTCGAGGATTTCTGACAGGAGCGTTTCGAGTACGTGCTAGATCATGATTGACTTCCTGGTCTCTTTCCCGCAGGATCTCGCCCTTAGAGCTTGGATTTCTGCTACCGTGGTTGTCCTGCGGCATCAATCTCTCGGACCCAAACCGTAATGCAAATCACTAACGGACTATCCATCGCCCAGTTTGGCTCCGTCTCTATTCTAGCGCATATGATCATGATCCTCCCCCATCCTTTCAAGTTCTCTCCCTCCGCAACACCACCTGCACCGTCACAGCCTCAGGCCCAATCCTCGCCCCGACCAGGACCGTCGCTCCTTTCGAAAGACTACCTCCGATCCAGGCTATTCTATCGCCCCCTGGAAGGTTTCTCGGAATGGCTGTCTCCGGCTTCCCGGATCTATCGGGGTCTAACCCCCCAGTACAAGGTTTTTCTCCAGATCGCAGCTATGACTCTAGGAGGTTGTATCTGGGCTGAGAGAAGGGTGAATGACTATATCGACCTCATCCGGAAAACCAAGCGGGCGGAACGGTTGGAGGCCCAGAGGGCGGCAAGATATGCGGAATAATGACGGTGCGCTTCCTTTTGACAgatgggaagggaaagggatCTAGTTCCTGAGAGCACCTAGGCTGACTTGGGAGTCAGCCTCATTATTAAGTCTATACCAAGGACTTGTAGGGTTCTAGCGGATATTGTATAGAGTttgacctcttcttctttctccacaagTCCCAATCGGTCAGAAAGTCCCGGACACCAGCTTTGCGACTCGGCTGTGGATCATCATGCAGGACCGTGATCTGGGACGTTTGTGACACAGTCGCACAAATGACGCTCATTTGCGTGGAGGACATGTTACAAGACGCGAGAAGCCGCAGTGGAGTCGGGACAAGAGGATCTTCCGAAATGTAGACTGCCGAATCGAACACTTCTCCCGATTGTGAGTTTGATGAGCATTTATCCGGATCGCCAAGAGACTATGTAATTGTATGCATTATTGGGTGGAACGTATAGCTTTGACTTTTTCGTACCCACTGTGAACCAAAGCTGACCTCAATTGAAGAGATTAAAGTGGGGGTGCCAGGAAAGTTCAGAGGCAAAAAAAGTATCAAGGCATACAGAGTAGATAGAAAGGCCGCAATTTAAACGACCGTCGCACTAGGAAAACCACCCTCTCCCCGCTCCGTGGCATGTACAGCTGCAGCCTCACTTGGCGGAGGAGTCGAGACTCGAGAACGATGCAGGCAACTGGGGCGAGTGGAGCCTTAGTCGCGAAGGCTTCAGCGCCGGCTCGCCGTGACGCGCTGGGGATCGGCTTCTCGAAGACGTCGAGTCaaggcggaggaggatcGCCTGAAGGGCTCCATCTCTGGGGCGCGGTGAAACCGTGAAACAGGAGAACGACCTAGAATTGAAATGAATGGGGGAGAATCAACTGATTAAAAATAGATAGAAAGGGCTCCCTGGACTAAAACTCATAAGGGTAGGGAATTGAGGTATACTAGTACTTAGATTCCGGATGGCATTGGTTTATCTGTGATGGTGGTGACCTAAGACTCTTGAACGATTCGATGATAGCTTCAACCTGACAATTGAAATCAAACCTCTTGCATGAATTTCTATGTAGATAGAGAATGACAGCTGCACCGTTCATGGGTTGATTGTCTTTCGCTCACCGTTTGAATGCATGTATCATATTCGTTGTTTCCCTTATGATCCTTGAATCCAATTGGGGATTTGAGCTGACTGTATGGGGAAGGAGATGTGATTGGgtgatttcctttttgtccCTCACATTCGAACCTGACAGtactttttttatttttttattttttattttgttattattattatggaTCCATTTCAtatccctttttttttttttttttttttttttttttttttttttttttttcctactCTGCTGTAcctatcttttcttccccctgACtccatccatcattcttttttaatttttcttctcttgggTAGAAGATCAATCTACTAATAGTAATCAATAATTTCAAATTGACCTTAATTTCACCCTagctttttttctcttctattgCCTCTCCCAACCGTTGTTGCTTTGACATTGCAGGGAAATTCTCATTATCAACCCGATTCATTTGTTCCCCCtaagaagagagaaaaaatcGTTTGCAGCCAAAGAGACCGAGTGACATCATTTTGAGTCCCCGCCCGACCCTTTGGTTACCGGTCGTTGGACCGAATCAATTCCATCCGATCTGCACTTCTGATCTCATTTTCTCCGGATTATCGCCAGGAACTTCTTCCCAGTTCCCACGTCTCCTCCCGACCCAACAATCGCTTTCTTAAGCTTTCCAAATTCTTGTTGCGGGCCTT includes the following:
- a CDS encoding uncharacterized protein (predicted protein), which encodes MKMMEEEEEEEEDGENEGSVGTFYTTWTYLRVEGQHTEGFSHWSSSMTGMSIPNLEVESPVRCMGLECRGTSKVGGYWQIKFQAETRVSKLLSLSSGGIDQGAREKQWGSFGVLPEHYQSCKYPSTPTVIPVVSSQVY
- a CDS encoding uncharacterized protein (predicted protein), which gives rise to MKPVFFTNTLYLLLPVLASAAPAPIIGRDIHSRGTSITAQQIIAIAPSSAQSCTNRADKNAPTECADAEKVATNIAKSFDKYQVTSPAEQAAVISLMALESVEFLYNRNKSPGVPGQGSMYLQSVPVEKCEK
- the his3 gene encoding imidazoleglycerol-phosphate dehydratase HIS3 (imidazoleglycerol-phosphate dehydratase), with product MSLPQRTASLTRITNETKIQISLSLDGGVLPPYEPTDHFPAPEDPKEAEAATHGIVPPKDAHHATQFTATQQITVSTGIGFLDHMLHALAKHSGMSLAIRAKGDLYIDDHHTTEDTFLALGAAFTKALGARQSIARFGRGDAPLDEALSWAVIDISSRPWAVINLGFRREKIGDLSTEMITHGLQSFAQEAGVTLHVCCTYGDNDHHRAESAFKALAVAIRTACTRRVAGEVGAGDIVSTKGVL
- a CDS encoding uncharacterized protein (predicted protein), with product MRRGVLIFLVVNLLILSFLVRSVFTLLSLLVEDASADAIHRAELPSPNSSLIEQRPQVIPKIIHQTYKNETIPEVWREAQQSCIDLHPDYEYILWTNEKAREFIAHEYPWFLATFDGYKYPIQRADSIRYFVLAHYGGTYIDLDDGCNRRLDPLLSYPAWVRRTAPTGISNDAMGSVPQHPFFLRVIELLQSYDRSWLLPYITVMYSTGPLFLSVIWKEYMQEAMGESSRVRILMQDEYNRYSWSFFTHHVGNSWHGKDARLIFWMGQHWMFLTVCGFILVGSVGFCLWWVYGRLILLGSKYRYRYTKVPTFISVSGLSPTRRPRRPTPTLLRRVSFKEDEETGPITETSYELYSRRD
- a CDS encoding uncharacterized protein (predicted protein) produces the protein MQITNGLSIAQFGSVSILAHMIMILPHPFKFSPSATPPAPSQPQAQSSPRPGPSLLSKDYLRSRLFYRPLEGFSEWLSPASRIYRGLTPQYKVFLQIAAMTLGGCIWAERRVNDYIDLIRKTKRAERLEAQRAARYAE